A stretch of the Halomonas sp. BDJS001 genome encodes the following:
- the bamB gene encoding outer membrane protein assembly factor BamB produces the protein MTFGNPTKQLVRASLGALSLALLVGCASKGEPAYTPKELRSFDETSSLETQWRRNVGDGLGHARYPIAPSREGDTVFAADAEGVVMAMNADSGDVEWKIDLDTPISSALTAIAGQVYLASGNGEVIALDQRDGSEEWRSRVSSEVLAAPQANQQLLVVQSVDGQVTALDRATGSERWVYTSSQPSLTLRGTGTPMVIDPVSFVGLANGRLATLDNRSGQPLWEMQIATPRGRSEVERLVDLSGQPIISPDGRLFVTSYNGRVVALEATQGDVLWEADLSSRHTPILVGDFLFVVTDDSQVVALDANSGREIWRNDDLEDRWLTAPAFADGRLVFGDFEGYLHLIDAREGNIVGRTRVHSSGISVRPVTEGSTIHVQANNGRLETLEVTP, from the coding sequence ATGACGTTTGGTAACCCAACGAAACAGCTAGTACGCGCAAGCTTAGGCGCGCTGTCGCTGGCCCTGCTGGTCGGTTGCGCGAGCAAAGGCGAACCTGCTTATACACCTAAAGAGCTGCGCAGTTTCGACGAAACTTCCTCGTTAGAGACGCAGTGGCGGCGCAATGTGGGCGATGGCCTGGGCCATGCCCGTTACCCCATCGCCCCTTCCCGTGAAGGCGACACCGTGTTTGCGGCAGATGCCGAAGGTGTGGTGATGGCGATGAACGCCGATAGCGGCGACGTCGAGTGGAAAATCGACCTGGATACGCCTATTTCCAGCGCGTTAACGGCGATTGCCGGTCAGGTTTACCTGGCCAGCGGAAACGGTGAAGTGATTGCGTTGGATCAACGTGACGGCAGCGAAGAGTGGCGCTCACGGGTCTCCAGCGAAGTACTCGCCGCGCCCCAGGCTAACCAGCAACTGCTGGTCGTACAAAGTGTCGATGGTCAAGTGACTGCTTTGGATCGCGCCACGGGTTCAGAGCGCTGGGTATACACCAGTTCACAGCCGTCACTCACCCTGCGCGGCACCGGTACGCCGATGGTCATTGATCCGGTCAGTTTCGTTGGCTTGGCCAATGGCCGCCTGGCCACCCTGGATAACCGCAGCGGCCAGCCGCTGTGGGAGATGCAGATAGCCACCCCACGCGGGCGGAGCGAAGTAGAGCGCTTGGTTGATCTTTCCGGCCAGCCGATCATCAGCCCCGATGGCCGCCTGTTTGTGACCAGCTATAACGGCCGTGTGGTGGCGCTGGAAGCGACCCAAGGTGACGTGCTTTGGGAAGCGGATCTCTCCAGTCGTCATACCCCGATTCTGGTTGGCGACTTCCTGTTTGTGGTCACCGATGACAGCCAGGTGGTCGCTCTCGACGCTAATAGCGGCCGCGAAATTTGGCGCAACGACGATTTAGAAGATCGCTGGTTGACCGCCCCGGCCTTCGCCGATGGCCGCTTGGTCTTTGGTGATTTTGAAGGCTATCTACACCTGATCGATGCACGTGAAGGCAACATCGTCGGCCGTACTCGGGTGCACAGCTCGGGCATTAGCGTTCGTCCGGTCACGGAAGGCAGCACCATTCATGTCCAGGCCAACAACGGTCGCCTGGAAACCCTGGAAGTAACTCCATGA